CAGGGCCCCGCCCGGCGCACGCCGGCCGCCGCCCGCCGCCGCATCGCGTCCGCCCCGCGGACCACCACGAACGGAGGTGCCCAATGAGCACCGTGCCCAAGAGTTACCCCGACGCCATCGACTGGACCACCGACCACCTGGCCAACTGGCCGGCCGACCCCACCGAGATCGGCCTGGACGCGGCCCGCATCCTGGAGCTGACCCAGCGCAAGGACCTGGCCGCCGCGGCCCTGGCCAACGCGCGCCAGCTCGACGCGGACAAGAAGGCCGCCTACGAGGACTACCACGCCAAGGCCAAGGCCATGCGCGACTACGCCAGCCAGAGCGTGGGCATCGTCCGCAGCTTCGCCCAGGGCAGCGACAACCCCCAGGCGGTCTACACCCTGGCCCAGATCCCCGCGCCCGCCGACCCGGCGCCCGCGCCGCCCCCCGGCGTGCCCTACAAGTTTGAGACCCGCCTGATCCAGGGCGGGGCCCTCGAGGTCTCCTTCGAGTGCGACAACGAGGGGACCAACGCGGTGAGCTACGAGGTCCGCCGCCGCGACGGCAGCGGCCAGGGCGCACCGTTTAACTTCATCATGAACGCCGGCGAACGCAGGTTCGTCGACGACACGATCCCCAACGGCACCGGCACGGTGACCTACCGGATCGTGGGCTTTCGCACCATCAACCGGGGCGAGCCGGCGTACTTCGTGGTGGCCTTCGGCGCGGGCAACTCCGCCGAGGTCATCATGACCGGCGAGGACGCCGCCTGAGGGGCGCTTCGCTCGAGGTTCGCCAACGTACCGCCCGCCCCCGGCGTGGACGCCCGTCCGCCCCGGGGGCGTGCGCGTGCGCCCGGAGCGGGCCGGCCCCGACCCGGCTCGATCGGGGCCCTACCGTGCGCCGAACCCAGGGGGAATCTCATCATGCACGCACGCACCCGACCCGTTGCCGCCGCGCTCGCGGCCGTCCTGCCGCTCTCGCTCCTTACCGCCTGCGCCACCACCGCCGACCCCGACGCCCGCGCCGAGCCGGCCGCGCGAGTGCACTACCTGGAGATCGTCACGCCCGACGTCGCCGAGACCTGCGCCCTGCTGGGCCAGACCCAGGGCCTGCGCTTTGGCGAGCCCGTCGCCGAGCTTGGCCTGGCCCGAACCGCCCCGCTCGCCGGGGGTGGCCGCGTGGGCGTGCGCCCCATCATGGCCCCGGGCGAGGGCCCGGTGGTGCGGCCCTACGTGCTGGTCGACGACCTGGACGCCGCCGTGCAAGCCGCCCGCGATGCGGGGGCCCAGATCGCCATCGACCGCATGGCCATCCCCGGCCAGGGCGTCATCGCGATCTACATCCTGGGGGGCATCGAGCACGGGCTGTGGATGCTCGAGGGGGACGATGAGGACGGGGACGAGGGCGGCTGACCGGCGATTCATGCGCGGCTCATCGCCGGTTCATGGGGCCGGGCGAAGCTTCGGGAAGAACCCCGGAGGACCCGCGCCATGCCCTATCCCAAGAACAAGACCGAAGACCACGGACCGAGCGTCAAGGACGATGAGAAGTACGAGGCCCTCCGCCGCGAGGGGATGAGCAAGGAAAAGGCCGCCCGCATCGCCAACGCCGACAACCCCGGCGAAAAGGGCGGCAAGCACCCGCCCTACGAGGATTGGACCAAGGACGAGCTCTACGAGCGCGCCCAGGAGGTCGGCATCGAGGGCCGCAGCGACATGACCAAGGACGAGCTGATCGACGCCCTGCGGAATCACTGACGCAGGCTACTCGAGGGCCTTGCGGCCCCACGGCAGGTCGAAGCGGTCCCTGGTCGTGCAGTAGCTGGGCCCGCCCATGCGGCCGAAGGCGGCGAGCTTCGCCGGGTCGGTGTGGCGCCGCTCGTTGACCAGGCCCTCGGCGGCGTGCACGCGGACGACCTCGCCCAGGACGAGGTTTCCGCTGGAGGCAACGCCGGGGTTGGTGCGGATGACCTGCCGGGTGACGCACTCGAAGGCCGCCGGGCACTCGGCGACCCTGGGCGGCTTGACGACGCTGCTGGCGATGGGCGTGAGGCCGCTGAGGTCGAACTCGCTCTGGCCGTGCGGCAAGGGCTCGGCGCACGCGGCGACCTGCCTTGCGATGGCCTCGGTCACGACGTTGACGACGAACTCGCCCGTGCCGCCGTCTTCCTCGAGCCTGGCGTTGCGCAGGGTGTCCTTGTCCTCGCCGGCCGCGTCGCTGGCCGGGCAGAAGGCGAGCATCATGGGCTCGCTGCCCACGCCGCAGAAGAAGCTGAAGGGCGCCAGGTTCGTGCGGCCGTCGGCGGAGATGGTCGAGACGAAGGCGATGGGCCTGGGCACGATCATCCCGATGAGCAGCTTGTAGCGGTCGCTGGCGGGCAGGTCTTGGGGCGTCAGTTCCATGCCGCGAGCGTACGGGCCAACGCGGGCGGACGGGCCCGGCTCAGCGCCGGCGGCGACGCGGGGCGTCCTCTCCGCCGCCCTGGCCGGGGCTCTCTCGGCGCGATTCGGCCGTCTTGGGCGTGCTCGTCACGTCGAAGAGGATCATCTGCTCGGCCCGGCTGGGCTCGGCCGGCTCGGCGAAGATGCCCCAGAAGCCCGGCGAGTTGTACGCCTTGACCGTCAGCGGCGGATGCACGTGGTGGGCGAAGGGCGCCCAGTAGCGCGTGTCGTCGATGGTGCCAAAGCGGTCCCACGGCTTGCGGAGCACCTCGAGGTCGGAGATGTCCGGCGCCCGGCTGGACGAGGTCATCATGCCGTTGAGGTCGATGGGGATCCACGTCGTCCGGCCGTTCTCGACCAGGGCGAACTCGACCCAGGCGATCATCTCGCCCTCGCGGTTGTTGCGCTGGGTCAGCACCTCCTCGTCGTCGGCCCTCGCGTCGGCGATGATGCCGATGACCATGCGCGCGGGCAGGCCCGCCCGCCGCATCGCGTACACGAGCAGCGCGCACGTGTCGAACTGGTTGCCGCGACGGCGCACGAACGTCGTCGGCACGCCGTGGATCTCGATGCCCTCGATCTCGCCCGTGCGCGCCGTGTTCAGGCCGTCGCCCGAACGCGAGCGGATGTGGCCCCAGACGGCGCCGGTGAGGTACTTTGCCAGGAGGTAGGGCGGCACGTCCTTGGGACTCGCGCCCAATCGTTGGATGACGTTATCCATGGAGCGCGCGACGCGGTCGAGACCCTCGTAGGGCTCGCCGTCCAGGCCCAGCTCGATGCCCACCTGCGGGTCGAGCGCGCTCAGGGCGTCCTCGGGCCAGTCGCCCGCGGGCCACTCGACGGCCATGGCGCGCTGGTCGTCGACGGTGACGTCGTAGGAGGTCATGGCCATGGTGGACACGACCTCGATGTCGCGGGCCGTGCCCTTGGCGATGGCCCAGCCCAGGTAGCGCGAGCCGGCGTGCTTGTTGTTCAGCCGAACGTACGGGTCGGTGCGCGCGGGGGTGGCGTCGCGATCGTTGACGCGGACGGCCATCTCGATGGTGTTCTCGTGCACGCGGTGGATGCTGGTGCGCTCGAGCATCGGCACGACGACGGTGGCCTGCTCGAACTCCCACGTGTCGTAGGAGGCGCCCCGGTTCTGGCCCTGGTTGCCCGCATCCTGCCAGGCGCGGATGTTGGCGCGGAAGCGGACGGTCCAGTCGCGGCTCTCGCCCTGGCGCAGCACGCTCTGGGCAAGGACGCCGCTGGCCAGCGCCAGGCCGGCCGCGGCGGCGGCCAGGTGTGTCATTCGGATCATGGAAAGGCCCCCTGTGGGTCTGGGCGTTGCGGCGGCGCGGCGGGGCCGCGGCGCATCTGCCAGACTGTACGGGCCGGCCGGTGGCGGGTTGCGTGGGACCCGACCGGGCCGCCGGGCGTCCATACGATGCCGGGCAACCCCTTTCCCTGGCCGATCACCCCCCGAGCACGCCCGCAGGAGCTTCCATGACCGCATCGAGCACGATGACCGCCAGCAAGACCCGCACCGAGAAGGACTCCATGGGCACGATGGAGGTGCCCGCAGATGTGCTCTACGGCGCCAGCACGCAGCGGGCCGTGCTGAACTTCCCCATCAGCGGCCGGCCGGTGCCCATGGCGATCGTGCGGGCCTACGGGGTGCTCAAGGCGGCCTGTGCGCGCTCCAACGCGGAACTGGGGCTGGTCGACCAGGACCGCGCCGCCGCCATCGAGCGCGCCTGCGAGGCCATCACGAGCGGCTTGAAGGACCACGGCGGGCTGGAGCGCCACTTCCCGGTGGACATCTTCCAGACCGGCAGCGGCACCAGCACCAACATGAACGCCAACGAGGTGATCGCCAACCTGGTGTGCCTGGAGCGCGGCGCGCCCATCGGCAGCTCGAAGGACCAGGCCTACCTCGACGCCGGCGGCGTGCACCCCAACGACCACGCCAACTACGGGCAGTCGTCCAACGACACCTTCCCCACCGCCATGCACGTGGCCGCCGCGGTGGCGATCAAGAACGACCTGCTGCCTGCGCTCGACCGATTGGCGAGTGCGCTCGAGAAGAAGGCCAAGGCCTGGGACAACGTGGTCAAGATCGGCCGCACGCACCTGCAGGACGCCACGCCAATCCGCCTGGGCCAGGAATTCAGCGGCTATGCCCGCCAGGTGCGCCAGGGCATCACGCGCCTGGAGCGCGCGCTCGAGACGCTCGCCGAGCTTCCCCTGGGCGGCACGGCCGTGGGCACGGGCATCAACACCCACACGCGCTTCGGCTCGCTCGTGGCGAAGGAGCTGAGCAAGGCCACCGGCTGCCCCTTCCGCGAGGCCGAGAACCACTTCGAGGCCCAGCACGCCAAGGACGCGCTCGTCGAGACCAGCGGCCACTTGCGCACGATCGCGGTCAGCATGAGCAAGATCGCCAACGACGTGCGCTGGTTGGGCAGCGGGCCGCGCTGCGGCATCGGCGAGCTGAAGCTGCCGGCCGTGCAGCCGGGATCGAGCATCATGCCCGGCAAGGTGAACCCGGTGATCTGCGAGGCCGTGGTGATGGTCTGCTGCCAGGTCATCGGCAACGACGCGGCCGTCGCGACCGGCGGGCTCGGCGGCGTGGGGAGCCTGCTGGACCTCAATGTTGCGATGCCGATGATGGCCGCCAACGTGCTCGAGTCGATCGAGTTGCTGGCCAACAGCAGCGACGCATTCCGCGAGAAGCTGGTCGAGGGCCTCGAGCCCGACGAGGAACGGTGCGCGGCGCTGATCGAGGGCAGCCTGGCCATGTGCACCAGCCTGGCCCCCGTCATCGGCTACGACCAGGCCGCCGCCATCGCCAAGGAGGCCTTTGCCAGCGGCAAGACCGTGCGTGAGATCGCCACCGAAAAGAACGTGCTGCCCAAGGCCGAACTCGACAAGCTGCTGGACGCGCGGAGCATGACCGAGCCGGAGGGCTGAGGCATCGAGCGACCCGCCCCGTCGACGCTGGCCCGGCTGGAGTACGCGTGCGTGCCATCGGCGGTGTATGCGGCGGGCATGGCGGCCGGCACAGTGGCGATGTCGGGCGTGGCGGTCGCGTACGAGCAATTCCTGGCCATCGGGCTGATCACGTCGATCGCGTGGATGGCGCACCTGCTGGACCGAGCGAAGCCGCTGCTGCGATGGCACGACCCGGCCGACCGCATGGCCGACGCGGCGCGCGACGCGTGGGTCGTGCGACATCGGCTCGGGCTCAACCTCGCGGCGATCGAGGCGGGCATCATGGCGAGCGTGCTGGCGCTGATCATCGAGCCGTGGCTTGTGCTGCTCGTGCCCGTGGGCGCCGCATCGGTGCTTGCCTATGGCGCCCGGGCGAGCGACAGCCGTCGCCTGCGCCCCAAGGACGTGCTTGTCATCAAGAACGCGCTGACGGGGCTTGCATACGCCACGCTCATTGGCTGCGTGCTGTGGGCGGCGCTGCCATCGCACGAGGAGCTTTGGATCGCACTGGCCGTGGTTGCGCTGCTGGTGACGGCCGACGCGATGCTCAGCGACATCGACGACACGCCCGCGGACGCGACCTTCGGCACGCGCACGGTGTCGGTGTGGGCCGGCCGGCGCTGGGCCCGCACCGTCGGCCTGGGCGTCCACGGCATGGCCGTCGTCCTCTGGCTGGTTCTCGGAACCGGGACGGGCGGGCTTTTTGCATACGGGCTACCACTTACTGCGATCATTCTGACGCTCTCGCCAGCCCTTCGCACCGCGATCGATCTGCGTGCGGGACTGCTGGGGGCGATGGCGTTGCTCTGGCTGGCGACCCACTCGTAAACTCGACGCTTCGATTCCGAGTATAGTGATTACTAGCAAATACCCATGCGCGCCCTTCGACGGACCATCCCAAGTCTCCTGTGCGCCAGCCTGGCCTGGATGCTGGGTGGGTGCGCCAGCGAGCTTCGGCCGATCCAGCAGACGTTTCGGCAGGGCAACTTCGACGCGGCGGTCGAGGAAATTCGCGCATATGCCCGGCGGCACGACGGCGGCACACCCCAGACGGTGATCGCCCACATCGAGCACGGCTCGATGGCGCGGATGGTCGGGCGTTTCGCCGAGAGCGATCGGGCCTTCGCGATGGCCGAGGCGAAGATGGCCGAACTGGATGAGGACCCGGGCATCAGCGCGAGCGAGCGGATCTCCGCGATGGCGCGCACGCCGGACCGCATTGCGTACGAGGGTTTCTTCTATGACCGCCAGTTCGTGGCGGCGTATCGAGCATTGAACTCGCTGGCGATGGGCGAGATCGAAGACGCCCGGCAGCACTTCGTGCGGGCCGACCGCTGGCAGACGTACGCCATCGTCGAGAGCCGCAACCGAGCCGAACGCGTACGCGAGGAACAGGCCGCGGCACGACGTCGCGTGGGTTCGTTCGATCGCATTGCCGGCGATCCCCGCTTCGAGGAGGTCACACGGGAGAAGTACGGCGATCTTTCACAATACGAGGCCTACGCCGAGTTCGCGAATCCGTACGTCGACATGCTGCGTGCGGTGTACCTCATGGGCGTGGCCGAGAGCGCGGCCGACTACGACGTCGCCCGGAACCTGCTCCGCCGCGTGGCGGGCATGGCGCCCGACAATCCGTACGTCCTGCAGGACCTGGACCTTGCCGATCGCCTGGCGCAGGGCGAGGCCGAGCGTCCGGAGCTTGTGTACGTGTTCTTCGAGACGGGGCTGGCGCCATTCCGCGAGCAGACGCGGATCTCGATCCCGATCTTCGTGGTGACGGACGTCGCGCAGATCGTCCCGATCGCGGCGCCCTACATCGTATTCGACGGCACGTACGTTCCGACCCTGCTGGCCAGCACGCCCGAGGGCACGCACCAGTCGTCGCAGTTGGCGAACGTCGACCGGATCGTCGCGGCGGAGTTCTACGAGCAGTTGCCGGGCTTGCAGACTCGGATGATCGCGGCGGCGGCGTTCAAGGTGGGCGTGCAGGCGGGGCTGTACGCGGCGACACGGCGCTCCGACCCGATCATCCGCATCCTGACCATGATCGGCGGCGCGATCTGGGCGGCATCGACCAACGAGGCCGACCTGCGGACGTGGGCGACCCTGCCCAAGCACGTGGAGTACGTCCGGCTCGATGCGCCAAGTGATGGCCGCGTTTCGCTCGACGTGGGCGGGCGACGCTACTCGGTTGCGGTCGAACCCGAGGGCATCACCCTCATCACGGTGCGCTCGGTGCGTCCGGGCGCGCCCGTGCTCATCACAACCACCAACCTGGAGCCCGAACCATGGACGTTCGAGCCGACGCAATCACCGTAAGAATCTGGAAGGGAGCATCTGGCATGACGTGCAAGAGAATGAGAAACAGAGCCCTGCTGGCCGCGTGCGTGGCGGGCGCCGTGCTGGCCGCGGGCTGCTCGCGATGGCAGCCGCGCGTGAACACCACGCAGGAAGCCGAACGTGAAGGCAAGCCGCAGCAGATCGAGGACGCCCGGCTGATCTGGGACAAGGACCTTGCCAGGGCCGTGCAACTGATCGGCCTGATCGAGGGCACGGCGCCCAACGGCTTCAAGAAGGTCGAGGCCGAATTGTTCAATGCCACGCGGCAGCGGATGGCCATTCGCTATCGCTTCGAGTGGTTCGACGCGGAGGGCTTCGCGGTCGATTCTGCCATGGACGGCTTCCGCGACCGGGCGCTGCTGTCGGGCGAGCGTGCGCGCATCAGCGCGGTGGCGCCCAACGAGCGCGCGGTCGACTTCGAGCTGGAAATCATCGGCGCCCCCTGAGACACACCCAAGAACACGAGGACATACTCATGCACATCAAGACACTCTTCGCGCTGGCGGGCGTTGCCGCCGTTTCCGCACTGCCCGCCTGCCGCAGCGACGCCTATGGCCCGCGTGAGCAGGCCCGGGGTACCGAGATCACCACGCACGGCCTGAACGTGCAGGACATCGAGCGTGTGGCCACCGAGCTGAGCGAGAGCCTGATCCAGTCGAATTACATCACCGACGAGGGTGAGCCGGCGGCCATTGCCGTCAACCGCTTCGTGAACAACTCGAGCCAGATCAACATCGACCGCGACCGCGTGACCAACCGCATCATGCAGGTCTTCGTGAATAGCGGGCAGGCCGTTGGCTATACGCCCAGCGACTTCGAGACGCTCGTGACCCGCGGCACGCTTCCCGAGCGCTCGTACATCCTCAACGCGAAGATCTACGAGGACGTTGCCGAGTTGGGGCGGGACTTGCAAGTCTCGTACATCTTCCAGATGCAGCTGCTGCGCTACACCGGCGACGGCGTGAACCCGCAGATCTGGATCGAGGAGCAACGCATCACGACCGAGAGCCGCCGGCCGCGGTAGGCTTGCTCGGACACACCGGGGGACTGAACCATGCGTCGTACGCTCGCTGCAATCGCCATCGCCTCGTGCGTGGGCCTGCTTTCGCCGGCCGTCCTCGCGCAGGATCGGCCCGCCACCATCGCCGAGGCTCCACCGTGGCAGGCCGCGGTCGACCAGGCCGTGCGCGAGGAGATGGAGCGACAGGAACTCGTCGGCGTGGCCATCGGCGTGATCCGCGAGGGACGCATCGTCTACACGGCGGGCTACGGGCTGGCCGATCGCGAGAACGAGGTGGCTGTCACGGACGACACGATGTTCCGCTGGGCATCGATCTCAAAGCCCGTGACGGCCGTCGCGGCGATGCAATTGGTGGAGGCCGGCGAACTGGATCTTGAGGCCGACGTGCGGGCGTACGTACCCGAGTTTCCCGACAAGGGCGCCCCTATCTCGACCGAGCAGTTGCTGAGCCACCTGAGCGGCATCGTGCACTATCGCAACGGGCCGGTGGAGCGACAGCCACGCGACTACGAAACCGACCATCCCTTCGAGAGCGTCATCCTGGCGCTTGACACGTTCGCCCCGTCGCCGCTGGTGAGCCAGCCGGGCGAGCGGTATAGCTACAGCACGCACGCGTACATCCTGGCCAGCGCAGTCGTGGAGCGCGCGGGCAGGGGCACGTTCTGGGCGCAGGTGCAGGAGCGCATCTGCGAGCCTCTGGGGCTGACCACGCTGCAACCCGATTACCAGTGGTTGGACATACCGAACAGGGCCGTGGGGTATCGCAAGATCGGCGAGCACGTATTCAAGACGACCAACACCGACGTGAGCTGGAAGCTGGGCGGCGGCGGGTTCATCTCGAACGTGCACGACCTTGCACGCTTCGCCGCGGCGCTCATGAATCATGAACTGGTGAGCGACGCAACGAGCCTGGACATGTGGACGCCCCGGGTCGATCGTCAAGGCGAGGCGACCGGATACGGGCTGGGGCTGAGCGTCTCGCGCCCCAACGACACCCTGCGCATCGCCCACAACGGCTCGCAGGAGAAGGCTCGCACGCGAATGGTCTTCTACCCCGAGCAGCGCCACGGCGTGGTGGTGATGACCAATACCGAGCATGCGAACCCGGGCGCCATCACCACCGCCATTTATCGGGCGATCAATCGCTCGGCAAGCGAGGAAGCCGTTCAGAACCTGGACAGCGTCGGCCCGTAGACGATCGCGTTCATCAGCATCCGCATGCCCGCGTGGTGGAAGCCGCGGATCGTGACGTCGTCGGCGAAGACGATGACCGATCCGCCCCCCATGCGGTGGTGAATGATGAAGGGCTGGCCGGCCATGCGATCCTGGTTCTGCTCGCTGACGGGGCCGGAGATGATGGGCTGGTCCTGGTCGAACCGAGCGACCACGTAGGCGTCGTCTCGCATGGGCAGATTGCTCATGCCGCGGACGAGCACGCCCATCCAGTCCTGGTGCTCGTGCAGGCCGGCGGTGAGGGGGTGGCTGGTGTCCAGCCGGGTGAGCGCCATAGCGCCGGCGACGCGGCGCGCGACCGAGTCGTCTTCCCGCTCGGCCCAGGTCTTGGTGTGGGCCTTGGGCTCTCCATCGGAACCTCGCCCGTCGCGGTCGGGCTCGGCGCCGGCCAGTTCTCGCAGGGCCCAGCCCGCGGCGCCGTCGCTTGCCACCACGGCCCCGCCTCGCCGCAGCCAGCCGTTGATGTTCTCGGCGGCGCTGCCCGACAGCCCGCCCATCGAGGGAAGCACGATGACGCTGTAATCGCTGAGATCGATGCGGCCCAGATCACCCGCGTCGACGCGCGTGTATGGGAAGGGGAACGCAATGTCGAGCATGTGCCAGTGCTGGCCTGCGCTCAGGCTGTTCACGCTGGGACCGGTGGCCAGCAGCACCTTGGGCAGCCGCATGATGGGGTTGGCGTTGTTGCCCAGCATCGGGCCGCTCTGCGTGAAGCCCTCGCTGGCACGGTGCACGCTGACGCCGCTGGCCAGCACGTCGCGCACGAACGCCTCCAGGTCGCGGTCCGGGTTGCGGATGAGGTGCACCAGCAGGCTGCCCTTGGCGAAGGACTTGCCGTCGACCTCGACGGCGTCGCCAAGCACGCGGCAGAAGATGTCGTGCTCGACGGCGTGGCCCACGGCGACGGGAAAGTTGTGGTGGCTCGAATCGATGAGCAGCGCGACCCCTCCGCTGCCGGTGAGCCTCGCCGTGGGCGGCGCGTACCGCGTGAGCGGCTCGGTGCTGGCATCGAGGTACGCGTCGCTCCACCATGCGTTGACGCCGAAGCTGATGGGCAGGCTCCAGGCGGTGATGTCGTACGTGTCGGGATTCTCAACGTCGGTCACGCGCTCGAACATGGTGCGCACGAGCGCGGACATCGGCTGGCGGGCATCAATGATCCAAGATCCTTCGGGCAACTCAAGCCCGTCGATGGTCTCGCCGGTGTCGTAGGTCGCAAACGAACTGGTGGTCGCGGATTCGGTGAGTTGCTGCACCTCGATGCCGTGCATCAGGCAGAAGTCCCAGACCTTCTTCAGCACCGCCGGGTCGTTGCTGGTCGAGATCGCAAATGACTTGGGGCCGGGGCCAGCGCCCTGGCTTGCCTCTTCCCAGAACCTGGCAAAGCGCTCGAGCTGGGCCTTGCGATTGGCGGCGGTGGTCTCCGCGTAGTTCATCGCCGTGACGAAGTGGTCACGGACGCGCTCGGCGAGGGTCAAGACGTACTGGTCGCTCACGCGGATGCTCAGCCCGGCGCGCCCGTGGCCGGCCTTCTCGAGCAGCAGGCCGATGGCGCCGTGATACACCGGCAGCACCTTGCCGTAGCCGGGGTAGAGGTAGTCAAAGCGCTCGCGCGTGGCGTACACGATGCCGCGCTCGTCGTATGCCTTCGCGTTCGCCCGACCGTACAGGGCGATCCAGTCCTTGGTTTCCTGGGGAATGTTCTGGTTGTAGGGCGTATCGCCCTCGCCGAAGAAGTAGGGGCTGGTGTGTCCCTGCTCGTGGTAGTCAAGGTGGAGCTGGGGAAGGTAGCGGCGCATGGCGGCCAGCCGGGCACGGCTCTCGGGATGCACGCCCCACACCAGGTCTCGATTGAGGTCGAACAGGTAATGGTTGCTCCGGCCGCTGGGCCAGGGCTCGTCGTGCTCGAACGCGTCGGGGTTGGGATCGGGCGCGATGCCCATGGCGTTCTCGTACCACGCGACGTAGCGGCTCTGGCCGTCGGGGTTGACCTGCGGATCAACGACGATGACGCACGTGTCGAGAATGTCGGCAACTTCGTCGTTGGTTGCCGCGGCCAGGGTGTAGGCGAACTGCATCGAGATCTCGCCGCAGCTTGCCTCGTTGCCGTGCACGCCGAAGCTGTACCAGATGACGGCTGGGTTGTTCTCGATGATCTCGTCGCGTCGCGCGGCGCTCAGGTTCTCCGCATCGCGCAGCTCAGCGTTGGCGGCGAGGATCTGGTCGAGCCGCTCCAGGTTCGACGGGCTCGAAATCGTCAGCATGACCAGCGGCCGATCCTGATGGGTGCGGCCGTATTCGGCAAAGCGGACGCGGTCGCTGGCGTTGGCCAGTGTTCGGCAATATTCCACGCGGTCGTGGTGCCGCGTGAATCGCTCGCCCACCTTGTAGCCCAGCGTGCCCTCGGGGGTGGGGACGGCTGGATCGAAACGCAACCCGTCGAAGTAGTCGTAGAGCAGTTCTTCGTTGGGCGAAACGTCACGGGCTTGGAGCATTCCCTGGGCGATGGCCCGTGGGGCCGTCACGCAGATTGTCAGACCCAGCACACAAGCGGCGATTGCACGCATCCGTATCTCCTCAGGCCAGCGATTCGAGCCTCAGCCGACCCCGGCTTCCACCGCGGCCGCCGGTGGCGGGGAGGGTGGACCATGGGGTGGTGGCAGGCGCAGGTACCGCGCGAGCCACCTGGAACCAATATAGAACGGCACGGTATCCAGTAACGCGGCGGCGAACTTGAATGCGTATCCAGTACCGATAAACAGCAACAACTGGGGCGCGATGGGATCGGTCTCGTCGACGGGCAGCCCGCCGGCAATGTAGTACGTAATCAGGATGACCGCCACGGTGTCGACCAATTGGCTCACCAGTGTGCTGCCGTTGTTTCGCAGCCACAGGTGCCGGCCGTTGGTCAATCGCTTCCAGAAGTGGAAGACCTGGACGTCCACGAGCTGAGCTACCAAGTAGGCCACCATGGAGGCCAGCACGGCCGCGAAGGCCAGCGAGCGGATCTCGAAGAAGACCGGGACACGCCCCGCGGCGTCGGCAATCAGTTCTCCGGTCTGCGGATCGACCGGTTCGAAGCCCGGCAACACTCCGCCGAACCACAGCACGAAGACGACCCACGCGTTGACGACCAGCCCCATCCACACCACCGCGTTGGCGCGCCGGCGGCCATAGAGCTCGCTGATAAAGTCGGTGCACAGGAAGGTGATGGGGTAGGGCAAGACGCCCACCGCCACGGCGAAGGTAAGGGTGAGGGCGTCCGGGCCGCTGCCCACCGTCGCCTCGCCCAGCTTAATGAACCGGCTGATGCCCAGGATGTTTAGCATGGCCAGCGAGGCCAGGAACAGCCCGGCCAGCACCAGGAACACGCCTTCACGCCGCCGGTACAGCGTGGCCTCGTCGAGCCTTGAAAGCCCGTCGTAGCCATGTTGGCGGCTGGGCAGCGTGGCGAGGGCTTCGTTTGGGGTCCCCATGATCGGGACGATAGCGATTGATGGCCTGTAGCGACGCGTGGTAGCCTGGAGGGCAGGAACAAACCGCATCCGCCTAGCATCGTCCCGTGAGCACCGCCGCCGACCAGACCGAAGCCGCCGCCGACGCACGGGAGAATCAGCCGACCCCTGACGGGCTGGCGGCAGGCCTGGAGGCCATCCTGCTGG
This portion of the Phycisphaerales bacterium genome encodes:
- a CDS encoding class II fumarate hydratase; translated protein: MTASSTMTASKTRTEKDSMGTMEVPADVLYGASTQRAVLNFPISGRPVPMAIVRAYGVLKAACARSNAELGLVDQDRAAAIERACEAITSGLKDHGGLERHFPVDIFQTGSGTSTNMNANEVIANLVCLERGAPIGSSKDQAYLDAGGVHPNDHANYGQSSNDTFPTAMHVAAAVAIKNDLLPALDRLASALEKKAKAWDNVVKIGRTHLQDATPIRLGQEFSGYARQVRQGITRLERALETLAELPLGGTAVGTGINTHTRFGSLVAKELSKATGCPFREAENHFEAQHAKDALVETSGHLRTIAVSMSKIANDVRWLGSGPRCGIGELKLPAVQPGSSIMPGKVNPVICEAVVMVCCQVIGNDAAVATGGLGGVGSLLDLNVAMPMMAANVLESIELLANSSDAFREKLVEGLEPDEERCAALIEGSLAMCTSLAPVIGYDQAAAIAKEAFASGKTVREIATEKNVLPKAELDKLLDARSMTEPEG
- a CDS encoding serine hydrolase domain-containing protein, whose amino-acid sequence is MRRTLAAIAIASCVGLLSPAVLAQDRPATIAEAPPWQAAVDQAVREEMERQELVGVAIGVIREGRIVYTAGYGLADRENEVAVTDDTMFRWASISKPVTAVAAMQLVEAGELDLEADVRAYVPEFPDKGAPISTEQLLSHLSGIVHYRNGPVERQPRDYETDHPFESVILALDTFAPSPLVSQPGERYSYSTHAYILASAVVERAGRGTFWAQVQERICEPLGLTTLQPDYQWLDIPNRAVGYRKIGEHVFKTTNTDVSWKLGGGGFISNVHDLARFAAALMNHELVSDATSLDMWTPRVDRQGEATGYGLGLSVSRPNDTLRIAHNGSQEKARTRMVFYPEQRHGVVVMTNTEHANPGAITTAIYRAINRSASEEAVQNLDSVGP
- a CDS encoding flavin reductase family protein, with protein sequence MELTPQDLPASDRYKLLIGMIVPRPIAFVSTISADGRTNLAPFSFFCGVGSEPMMLAFCPASDAAGEDKDTLRNARLEEDGGTGEFVVNVVTEAIARQVAACAEPLPHGQSEFDLSGLTPIASSVVKPPRVAECPAAFECVTRQVIRTNPGVASSGNLVLGEVVRVHAAEGLVNERRHTDPAKLAAFGRMGGPSYCTTRDRFDLPWGRKALE
- a CDS encoding transglutaminase-like domain-containing protein translates to MIRMTHLAAAAAGLALASGVLAQSVLRQGESRDWTVRFRANIRAWQDAGNQGQNRGASYDTWEFEQATVVVPMLERTSIHRVHENTIEMAVRVNDRDATPARTDPYVRLNNKHAGSRYLGWAIAKGTARDIEVVSTMAMTSYDVTVDDQRAMAVEWPAGDWPEDALSALDPQVGIELGLDGEPYEGLDRVARSMDNVIQRLGASPKDVPPYLLAKYLTGAVWGHIRSRSGDGLNTARTGEIEGIEIHGVPTTFVRRRGNQFDTCALLVYAMRRAGLPARMVIGIIADARADDEEVLTQRNNREGEMIAWVEFALVENGRTTWIPIDLNGMMTSSSRAPDISDLEVLRKPWDRFGTIDDTRYWAPFAHHVHPPLTVKAYNSPGFWGIFAEPAEPSRAEQMILFDVTSTPKTAESRRESPGQGGGEDAPRRRRR
- a CDS encoding Rho termination factor N-terminal domain-containing protein — encoded protein: MPYPKNKTEDHGPSVKDDEKYEALRREGMSKEKAARIANADNPGEKGGKHPPYEDWTKDELYERAQEVGIEGRSDMTKDELIDALRNH
- a CDS encoding YcfL family protein; translated protein: MRNRALLAACVAGAVLAAGCSRWQPRVNTTQEAEREGKPQQIEDARLIWDKDLARAVQLIGLIEGTAPNGFKKVEAELFNATRQRMAIRYRFEWFDAEGFAVDSAMDGFRDRALLSGERARISAVAPNERAVDFELEIIGAP